In Aerococcus loyolae, a genomic segment contains:
- a CDS encoding CCA tRNA nucleotidyltransferase gives MIIDNKEFQKALPVLKKIESFGYQAYFVGGCIRDALLGLTSHDVDIATSAFPEEIQAIFPKHFDVGLEHGTVMAYFNGDTYEITTFRTESEYEDYRRPKEVTFVRSLEEDLLRRDFTINAMAMDTEGQLIDYFQGQEDLKAGRLRAVGKAHDRFQEDALRMMRAVRFASQLGFELETDTAQAIKESAPLLEKIAVERIETEMAKLWQGQHWQAGLSYFIDLELYRYCPLTEKGKSSFQKMLDILSPQQAFSSDAFAWAVYFFLAKCDLQFIDDFSRAWKMSNKQNRLIKEYFLALTARQDSQSAWTAQLLYRFGLKTAQTVEAFIQGEGQAMSEFARHFPKSEAGEVEAIWQALPIHSRKDLALNGRDIIAALAPDDKRLIGQYLNQAEAAVVNGQCPNSKADLLAYLKAK, from the coding sequence ATGATTATTGACAATAAAGAATTCCAAAAGGCCTTACCGGTTTTAAAGAAAATAGAGAGTTTCGGTTATCAAGCCTATTTCGTGGGAGGTTGTATCCGTGATGCTTTATTGGGATTGACTAGTCATGATGTTGACATCGCCACCAGTGCTTTCCCCGAAGAAATTCAGGCAATCTTTCCCAAACATTTTGATGTAGGTTTAGAACATGGAACGGTTATGGCTTATTTCAATGGGGACACCTATGAAATCACTACCTTTAGAACGGAGTCAGAATATGAAGATTACCGCCGACCTAAAGAGGTAACTTTCGTTCGCTCCCTAGAGGAAGACCTTCTTCGCCGTGATTTTACTATCAACGCAATGGCCATGGATACTGAAGGGCAGTTAATTGATTATTTTCAGGGTCAAGAAGATTTAAAAGCAGGACGGTTACGAGCGGTTGGTAAGGCCCATGACCGCTTTCAAGAGGATGCTCTTAGGATGATGCGGGCAGTGCGCTTCGCCAGTCAATTAGGCTTTGAGCTTGAGACTGATACTGCCCAAGCCATCAAGGAATCAGCGCCCCTACTTGAAAAAATTGCTGTGGAACGGATTGAGACAGAGATGGCTAAATTATGGCAAGGCCAACACTGGCAAGCCGGACTCAGCTATTTTATTGATTTAGAGCTCTATCGTTACTGCCCATTAACCGAAAAAGGCAAGTCCAGTTTCCAAAAGATGTTGGATATCTTGAGTCCTCAGCAGGCTTTTTCTAGTGATGCTTTCGCTTGGGCAGTTTATTTTTTTCTGGCTAAGTGTGACTTGCAATTTATTGATGACTTTAGCCGGGCTTGGAAAATGTCGAATAAGCAGAACCGCTTAATTAAAGAATATTTCCTAGCATTAACTGCCCGTCAAGATAGTCAGTCCGCTTGGACAGCGCAATTACTCTATCGTTTCGGCTTAAAGACAGCTCAAACAGTGGAAGCTTTTATTCAAGGAGAAGGCCAGGCTATGAGTGAATTTGCTCGCCATTTCCCTAAGAGTGAAGCCGGGGAAGTTGAAGCCATTTGGCAAGCGCTGCCTATCCATAGCCGCAAAGACTTAGCCCTTAATGGCCGCGATATTATAGCCGCTTTAGCCCCTGATGATAAACGCCTTATTGGCCAGTATCTCAATCAGGCTGAAGCAGCTGTGGTTAATGGACAATGTCCTAATAGCAAGGCGGACTTACTAGCCTATTTGAAAGCCAAGTAA
- a CDS encoding exonuclease domain-containing protein, with the protein MPVKYAVVDLETTGTKYNRGDRIIQIGVVFLEGQKKIGEFKSNIQPLIPVPKNISDLTGIQTEDLRDAPLFEEIAPELFQQLQDCVFVAHNINFDYKFLSASFEGAGLSALDLEGIDTVELIRVLYPQAASYKLGEFSIDHGINLVNAHTAIEDARATAQLLVQVMDKVASLPESLYKAMQPWLKFFIRQTGKYFSYWYNHGHCQRNKGLIRGSFTLNPEINEGLYRPLAGTEEDQDSGHLSIQEDVMNFFEQDSDQFAFLKANSGQGKTFNSILGQLQVASKTGKHLIVSFPNNVMIRQWQDNHLQELVNQLGGKIQVAVLKSRDHYLDLNTFQAYINYLKAKENHVSKNESMFTLSLLLWVSETQTGDLAELNHGLRQSPLWEQWDNLALYQNRYHSDQVTMQWNFYQHQLHLAKKADIIWTNHAYLVRHKEDLVAKGLWTKASDLIIDECHHLPKIIEKDLAVHQNLADINDYLNQQEHFFGQLMDKYYLDTSNRAIEQVLYTWQDQLKNALKTFDHVLDALLNHDSHEAVYFSGTDPRLYNTYLLFAQLWEDLKGVQRVYGSSLAMAQKEKLLKQNQMQKWLQGLGLGHKIIENIQKLFANKNNCYYIISYPENYPRLSAYPKAVADFMSEMWEKCPSQVLFLSATANLPDNRESLESMYGVKKYHLYTYPINKALYANKRLYILSDYPSLHDLSETESIHYLAEILQVLLINENKKIYLMLNSKQLLTALNHYIQEFWPDELIAVTFIQGEKYGHQDAISRYNDSHHGLLIGLQALTEGLHLPSHSDYYLLARLPFRSPDEVREQARRDYWKERNQSYFYQESLPQMLLRFKQSLGRMLSDQAPAAFIVLDKRLFYSSYKDAIDKVIGDELRVEEVSLDAILKSD; encoded by the coding sequence ATGCCTGTCAAATATGCCGTGGTTGATTTAGAAACTACCGGTACCAAATATAACCGTGGCGACCGCATTATTCAAATTGGGGTTGTTTTTTTAGAAGGACAGAAAAAGATTGGTGAATTTAAAAGCAATATCCAGCCACTCATCCCTGTCCCTAAAAATATCAGCGATTTAACTGGCATCCAGACTGAAGATCTGCGTGATGCCCCTTTATTTGAAGAAATTGCTCCAGAACTCTTTCAACAACTACAAGATTGTGTCTTTGTGGCCCATAATATTAATTTTGATTATAAATTCCTTAGTGCTTCCTTTGAAGGTGCGGGCTTATCTGCACTTGATTTAGAGGGAATTGATACCGTGGAATTAATCCGCGTCTTGTATCCCCAGGCAGCCAGCTATAAGCTAGGAGAATTTTCTATTGACCATGGCATTAACTTAGTGAATGCCCACACAGCCATTGAAGATGCCCGAGCCACTGCTCAATTACTAGTCCAAGTCATGGATAAAGTGGCCAGCCTTCCGGAATCTTTATATAAAGCAATGCAGCCCTGGTTAAAATTTTTCATACGCCAAACCGGAAAATATTTTAGTTATTGGTATAATCATGGTCATTGCCAAAGAAATAAGGGATTGATCCGTGGATCTTTTACCCTTAATCCCGAAATTAATGAGGGCCTATACCGGCCGTTAGCTGGTACAGAAGAAGACCAAGATAGTGGTCATCTGAGTATCCAAGAGGATGTAATGAATTTCTTTGAACAAGATAGTGATCAATTTGCTTTCTTGAAAGCCAATTCAGGCCAAGGAAAAACCTTTAATAGTATCTTAGGTCAATTGCAAGTTGCTTCTAAGACTGGAAAACATTTAATCGTATCTTTTCCTAATAATGTCATGATCAGACAGTGGCAAGATAACCACCTGCAAGAATTGGTGAATCAATTGGGGGGAAAGATACAAGTGGCGGTCTTAAAAAGTAGGGATCATTATCTAGATTTAAACACCTTCCAAGCTTATATTAATTACCTGAAGGCTAAGGAAAATCATGTTTCTAAAAATGAAAGTATGTTTACCTTGTCCTTATTGCTTTGGGTGAGTGAGACGCAAACAGGAGATTTAGCGGAATTAAACCATGGCTTGCGACAATCTCCCCTATGGGAACAGTGGGATAATCTGGCGCTTTATCAGAATCGTTATCACAGTGACCAAGTGACTATGCAGTGGAATTTTTACCAACACCAATTACATTTAGCTAAAAAGGCTGATATTATTTGGACTAACCACGCCTACTTAGTTCGCCATAAAGAGGACCTAGTCGCTAAGGGATTATGGACTAAGGCAAGCGACCTGATTATTGATGAGTGCCATCATCTCCCAAAAATTATCGAAAAAGATCTCGCTGTTCATCAGAATTTGGCAGACATCAATGATTACTTAAACCAACAAGAGCATTTTTTTGGTCAGTTAATGGACAAGTATTATCTTGATACCAGTAATCGAGCAATTGAACAAGTCCTATACACATGGCAAGACCAGCTGAAAAATGCGCTTAAAACTTTTGACCATGTCTTGGATGCATTATTGAATCATGATAGTCATGAAGCCGTTTATTTTTCTGGGACTGATCCCCGTTTATATAATACTTATTTACTTTTTGCCCAATTATGGGAAGATCTCAAAGGGGTTCAAAGAGTCTATGGCTCTAGTTTAGCGATGGCGCAAAAAGAAAAATTATTAAAGCAAAATCAAATGCAAAAATGGTTGCAAGGCTTGGGACTAGGTCATAAAATTATCGAAAATATTCAGAAACTGTTTGCCAATAAGAATAATTGTTATTATATAATTAGCTATCCAGAGAATTATCCCCGACTTAGCGCTTATCCTAAGGCGGTAGCAGACTTTATGAGTGAAATGTGGGAAAAGTGCCCGAGTCAGGTGCTTTTTCTATCAGCTACAGCTAACCTGCCGGATAATCGAGAGAGCCTGGAAAGCATGTATGGGGTAAAAAAATATCATCTCTATACTTATCCAATCAACAAGGCGCTTTATGCCAATAAAAGGCTGTATATTCTTAGCGATTATCCCTCCCTCCATGATTTATCGGAGACGGAATCGATCCACTATTTAGCAGAAATTTTACAGGTGCTATTGATTAATGAGAATAAGAAAATTTATCTCATGCTCAATTCCAAACAGCTACTGACTGCCTTAAATCATTATATTCAAGAATTTTGGCCGGATGAACTCATCGCTGTCACTTTTATTCAGGGGGAAAAATATGGTCACCAGGATGCCATAAGTCGCTATAATGATAGTCACCATGGCCTCCTGATCGGATTGCAAGCCTTGACTGAGGGCCTACATTTACCTTCTCATAGTGACTATTACCTACTAGCGAGATTACCTTTTCGCTCGCCAGATGAAGTGAGGGAGCAAGCTCGTCGTGACTACTGGAAGGAGCGTAATCAGAGTTATTTCTACCAAGAATCCTTACCCCAAATGCTCTTACGTTTCAAGCAGAGTTTAGGACGTATGCTGAGTGATCAAGCGCCGGCCGCCTTTATTGTTTTAGATAAGCGGCTCTTTTACAGCTCTTATAAGGATGCGATTGATAAGGTAATTGGGGATGAACTAAGAGTAGAAGAAGTCAGTTTAGACGCTATTCTCAAGTCTGACTAA
- a CDS encoding cell wall elongation regulator TseB-like domain-containing protein, translating into MTRRLANAFLVCLIIINFGLFTIFFNSQKPIIQEEKQLMTMARDDIGLKNMGKFYVLNKDHTTYTIQGENDQGELIYYAYQPETNKKITGKVNELVNEQEAKSLTLNNVNTQEVKEARIGIEDDQLVWEVSFINQDGHLGYHYINAASGHWYETIDKL; encoded by the coding sequence ATGACAAGAAGATTAGCAAATGCATTTCTTGTGTGTTTAATTATTATTAATTTTGGCTTATTTACGATTTTCTTCAATTCACAAAAACCAATTATTCAAGAGGAAAAACAGTTAATGACTATGGCCCGGGATGATATTGGTTTAAAAAATATGGGGAAATTTTATGTTTTAAATAAGGATCATACGACTTATACTATCCAGGGAGAGAATGACCAAGGTGAGCTCATTTATTATGCCTATCAACCGGAAACCAATAAAAAAATAACCGGCAAGGTGAACGAATTAGTCAATGAACAAGAAGCTAAGTCATTGACCTTAAATAATGTGAATACCCAAGAGGTCAAAGAAGCCCGGATTGGAATTGAAGATGACCAATTGGTATGGGAAGTTTCCTTTATTAACCAAGATGGACACTTAGGCTATCATTATATTAATGCAGCTAGTGGTCATTGGTATGAAACCATAGATAAATTATAG
- a CDS encoding pyridoxal phosphate-dependent aminotransferase, with protein MFSQRALELKESSTLKASDRAKQLKAQGKDIISLTLGEPDFSTPSPIVDYAKAALDQGKGHHYTPAGGLLEVREAIAKFHQEKDGVPYTADQVFIANGSKLVLYDLFQILLNPGDEVIVPSPYWVSYEEQIRLTGAKAVLAQTDPDNDFRLTPKIIDQYLTSKTKILLINSPANPTGTVLSKEELVAIADYCLKNNLLMIVDEIYSQLVYNGNQFYSMAALNPEVRANTIVVNGMSKSYAMTGWRLGYCLADQKIIKMLNKLAGQISGNAAGVSQYAALGAFKSGPELVESMRSTYEERLNKGYEAVINLPGFELANKPQGAFYLFPKCQQAALKCGYDSVDDFVMAILEEAHVALVAGSAFGMPEHVRLSYATDENLFLEAIERISSFMQEKMN; from the coding sequence ATGTTTTCGCAACGCGCTTTAGAATTAAAAGAATCAAGTACCCTTAAAGCCAGTGATCGAGCCAAACAATTAAAAGCTCAAGGCAAGGATATTATTAGTTTAACCTTAGGAGAACCAGATTTTTCTACGCCTAGTCCAATTGTTGATTATGCTAAAGCAGCATTAGACCAAGGAAAAGGCCACCATTATACGCCAGCTGGAGGCCTTTTAGAAGTTAGAGAAGCTATTGCTAAATTCCATCAAGAGAAAGATGGGGTGCCTTATACAGCTGATCAAGTCTTTATTGCTAACGGCAGCAAGTTAGTACTTTATGATTTGTTTCAAATTCTATTAAACCCAGGCGATGAAGTGATTGTACCAAGTCCTTATTGGGTGAGTTATGAAGAACAAATACGCTTAACCGGGGCCAAGGCAGTTTTAGCTCAAACTGATCCTGATAATGATTTCCGCTTAACGCCAAAAATTATTGACCAATATCTCACTTCCAAAACCAAGATCTTACTGATTAATTCACCGGCTAATCCGACCGGAACCGTTTTAAGTAAGGAAGAGTTAGTGGCCATTGCTGATTACTGTTTGAAAAATAATCTATTGATGATTGTTGATGAAATTTATAGCCAATTAGTCTATAATGGCAACCAATTTTATTCCATGGCCGCTTTAAACCCAGAGGTTCGCGCCAATACCATTGTAGTTAATGGTATGTCAAAGAGTTATGCAATGACTGGTTGGCGCTTAGGTTATTGTTTGGCTGATCAAAAAATTATAAAAATGCTTAACAAGCTGGCGGGGCAAATTAGTGGTAATGCGGCTGGTGTTAGCCAATACGCGGCTTTAGGGGCCTTCAAGAGCGGTCCGGAATTGGTTGAATCCATGCGTTCAACCTATGAAGAGCGTCTTAATAAGGGCTATGAGGCCGTAATCAATTTACCAGGCTTTGAACTGGCTAATAAACCCCAAGGGGCATTTTACCTGTTTCCAAAATGCCAGCAAGCTGCTTTAAAGTGTGGCTATGATAGTGTTGATGATTTTGTCATGGCAATCCTGGAAGAAGCCCACGTTGCCTTGGTAGCGGGATCTGCCTTTGGCATGCCAGAACATGTA